In a single window of the Blastopirellula marina genome:
- a CDS encoding four-helix bundle copper-binding protein: MSNPNFQKCLEACIECARACEACADACLSEDNVAMMAECIRTDRDCAQLCWTTSALLARDSEFSGELCAVCAKVCQACANECAKHDHQHCQKCAEACRQCAEACGNMKAAMV, encoded by the coding sequence ATGTCGAACCCTAATTTTCAGAAGTGCCTCGAGGCCTGTATCGAGTGTGCCCGAGCTTGTGAGGCTTGTGCCGATGCGTGCCTGAGTGAAGATAACGTCGCAATGATGGCCGAGTGCATTCGGACCGATCGTGACTGTGCCCAGTTGTGCTGGACGACCTCGGCCCTTTTGGCTCGTGATTCGGAGTTTAGCGGAGAGTTGTGTGCCGTCTGTGCGAAGGTATGCCAGGCCTGTGCTAACGAGTGCGCGAAGCATGATCATCAGCATTGCCAAAAGTGTGCCGAAGCATGCCGCCAATGCGCCGAAGCGTGCGGCAACATGAAGGCGGCAATGGTCTAA
- a CDS encoding PVC-type heme-binding CxxCH protein — protein sequence MPRLLLFASWCVATLLFCVPVHAADGILPLGEDGQPLNLDFEKGTLEDWTPQGPAFEQQPIEGDTVRARRSDMRSNHQGKFWIGGYEKVLDQATGTLTSAPFEVTKRFAAFLHNGGSHEETRVELIEVGSDKPFYSTVGNNNEGMDLTVVDLRKVEGKKIFIRLVDMHKGGWGHLNFDNFRLYDKAPAKPKPARIALTPDQYPHAGLSAEEAAAAMQLPEGFRVTVSATEPEVTQPIAMALDEKGRLWVCEAFEYPQRAKEGEGRDRILIFTDKDGDGRFDERKVFYEGLNLVSGLEVGYGGVWVGAAPYLQFIPDANGDDIPDGEPQILLDGWGYQDTHETLNAFIWGPDGWLYGCHGVFTHSNVGKPGAPDSERQRINAGIWRYHPIRHEFEVFCHGTSNPWGVDFNDYGQAFCTACVIPHLYHMIQGARYQRQAGSHFNQYTYNDIKTIADHLHYLGSTPHSGNNKSDEAGGGHAHAGAMIYLGDAWPDSYRDQLFMNNIHGQRLNVDILHEEGSGYVGSHGPDFLLTGDRASQILNIRYLPDGNAYMIDWYDMQACHSRDANVHDRSNGRVYKISYGEPRNVQVDLTKSTDEELAQYTLHKNDWYVRHARKELQKRASARKISGAAISKLSEIAKSNPDATRRLRAYWALHVIGQTTAETTAAMLADAEPHIRGWAFQLALEQNHQPSDSLYQSMVKLAKNDPSPIVRLYLASAAQRMSLDSRWDLLTALTSHAEDATDHNLPLMYWYAAEPLADASPERALALGLSASKQIPLLGQYMLRRIGSGDPKSSLATLVRGLSNIDEPQTQLTFLQAMRTALAGQRKVDMPEAWPKVGAKLIGSNNQAVSVEATALGVTFGDEAAMAKMRQMATSGQVATGPRTSAIEALLGANDPKLPATLQSLLGNAELRDLALKGLAQYDDAQTPTIVLAKYNAFPPGSKRLAMATLCSRPEYARTLLAAIEKGDVPTKDLTADLVRQLSNLGDKQIDAKLTNVWGSVRETPEEKAKLIEQYKKLVGRTDLPKPDLELGRAIFSKTCQRCHSLYGAGAHVGPDLTGSNRANLDYLLSNIVDPSAVMAKEYQPSIILLDSGRVLTGIVRTEDEKTLTLETAEEKLVLPQDEIDDRKLSEKSMMPDDQLRPFSEHDIRSLVAYLQGKSQTPMLATKENAVELFNGKDLSGWNGDETLWSVEDGEIVGFTEKGIGKNAFLISDLSAENFRLTLEIKLVDNKGNSGIQFRSQPEKGGSVKGYQADAGAGWWGKLYEEHGRALLWDKSGEAHLKPGEWNKYEIVAHGADIKTFLNGQPCVDLHDDKGAKRGIFALQLHSGGPTEVRFRNLKLEILD from the coding sequence ATGCCACGCCTGTTGTTGTTTGCTTCTTGGTGCGTTGCCACGCTCCTGTTTTGCGTACCCGTTCACGCCGCGGATGGCATCCTGCCCCTAGGCGAAGATGGTCAGCCGTTGAATCTCGATTTCGAGAAGGGAACGCTCGAAGACTGGACCCCCCAAGGGCCTGCGTTTGAGCAACAGCCGATCGAAGGGGACACAGTGCGGGCACGTCGCAGCGACATGCGTAGCAACCATCAAGGCAAGTTCTGGATTGGCGGCTACGAGAAGGTGCTCGATCAAGCAACGGGCACGCTCACATCGGCTCCGTTCGAGGTCACCAAACGTTTCGCCGCCTTCCTGCATAACGGTGGCTCGCACGAAGAAACCCGCGTCGAACTCATTGAAGTCGGCAGTGACAAGCCGTTCTATTCCACGGTCGGCAATAACAACGAAGGGATGGACTTGACCGTCGTCGACCTGCGCAAGGTCGAAGGCAAAAAGATCTTCATTCGTTTGGTCGACATGCACAAAGGTGGCTGGGGACATTTGAACTTCGACAACTTCCGTCTGTACGACAAAGCCCCCGCCAAGCCGAAGCCAGCCCGCATCGCCCTCACCCCTGATCAGTATCCGCATGCGGGTCTCTCGGCCGAAGAAGCCGCCGCCGCCATGCAGCTGCCAGAAGGGTTCCGCGTAACGGTCAGCGCCACCGAGCCGGAGGTGACCCAGCCGATTGCGATGGCGCTCGATGAAAAAGGACGACTGTGGGTCTGCGAAGCATTCGAGTACCCCCAGCGGGCCAAAGAGGGAGAAGGCCGAGATCGCATTTTGATCTTCACCGACAAAGACGGTGACGGCAGGTTCGACGAACGCAAGGTCTTCTACGAAGGCTTGAACCTCGTCAGCGGTTTGGAAGTGGGTTACGGAGGCGTGTGGGTCGGTGCGGCTCCCTACCTTCAGTTCATACCCGATGCCAACGGCGACGACATCCCCGATGGCGAACCGCAAATCTTGCTCGACGGTTGGGGCTATCAAGATACGCACGAAACGCTGAACGCATTCATCTGGGGACCCGATGGTTGGCTGTATGGCTGCCATGGTGTATTCACCCATTCGAACGTCGGTAAGCCGGGTGCTCCTGATTCGGAACGACAACGCATCAACGCCGGCATTTGGCGATATCACCCGATTCGTCACGAGTTTGAAGTCTTCTGCCACGGAACCAGCAACCCCTGGGGTGTCGACTTCAACGACTACGGCCAGGCTTTCTGCACAGCGTGCGTGATTCCTCACCTCTATCACATGATTCAAGGTGCCCGCTACCAACGCCAAGCAGGTTCGCACTTCAATCAGTACACGTACAACGATATCAAAACGATCGCTGATCACCTGCACTACCTCGGTTCGACACCCCACAGCGGCAACAACAAGTCGGACGAAGCGGGCGGCGGTCATGCTCACGCAGGAGCGATGATTTACTTGGGAGATGCCTGGCCCGATTCGTATCGCGACCAGCTATTCATGAACAACATTCATGGTCAGCGGTTGAATGTCGACATCTTGCATGAAGAAGGTTCTGGCTACGTCGGCAGTCACGGCCCCGACTTCCTACTGACCGGCGACCGCGCCTCGCAGATCCTTAACATTCGTTACCTGCCTGACGGCAACGCTTATATGATCGATTGGTACGACATGCAAGCTTGCCATTCACGCGATGCCAACGTGCACGACCGCAGCAATGGCCGCGTCTACAAGATCAGCTATGGCGAGCCCCGCAACGTTCAGGTCGACCTGACAAAGTCGACCGACGAAGAACTCGCCCAGTACACGCTGCATAAGAACGATTGGTACGTTCGCCACGCCCGGAAGGAACTCCAAAAAAGGGCTTCCGCCAGAAAGATCTCTGGCGCGGCGATTTCCAAACTGAGCGAAATCGCCAAGTCGAACCCCGATGCCACGCGTCGATTGCGGGCTTACTGGGCACTGCACGTGATCGGTCAAACCACAGCCGAAACGACCGCCGCGATGCTGGCTGATGCCGAGCCGCACATCCGCGGCTGGGCATTCCAACTGGCCCTGGAACAAAACCACCAGCCGAGCGATTCGCTGTATCAATCGATGGTGAAACTGGCCAAGAACGATCCTTCACCGATCGTTCGTTTGTACCTCGCTTCGGCCGCCCAGCGAATGTCGCTCGACTCGCGTTGGGACTTGCTGACGGCACTCACCTCGCATGCGGAAGACGCCACCGACCACAATTTACCTTTGATGTACTGGTACGCCGCCGAGCCGCTCGCCGATGCCTCGCCCGAACGTGCGTTGGCGTTGGGACTCTCGGCCAGCAAACAGATCCCGCTCCTTGGTCAGTACATGCTGCGGCGGATTGGCAGTGGCGATCCGAAGTCTTCGCTGGCCACGCTCGTCCGCGGCTTGTCCAACATCGACGAACCTCAAACTCAACTCACATTCCTGCAAGCCATGCGAACGGCCTTGGCTGGCCAGCGTAAAGTCGACATGCCAGAAGCCTGGCCGAAAGTTGGTGCCAAGCTGATTGGCAGCAACAATCAAGCGGTCTCGGTGGAAGCAACCGCCCTGGGTGTGACCTTCGGCGACGAAGCCGCCATGGCCAAGATGCGTCAGATGGCAACCAGCGGCCAGGTAGCGACCGGGCCACGAACGTCCGCAATTGAAGCCTTGCTGGGTGCCAACGATCCGAAGCTGCCTGCTACACTGCAGTCGCTGCTCGGGAACGCTGAGTTACGCGATTTGGCCCTGAAAGGCCTGGCTCAGTACGACGACGCCCAAACGCCAACAATCGTCCTGGCCAAATACAACGCGTTCCCACCGGGGAGTAAGCGTCTGGCAATGGCCACCCTTTGCTCGCGTCCAGAATATGCTCGCACGCTGCTCGCCGCAATTGAAAAGGGAGACGTGCCGACCAAGGACCTCACCGCCGACTTGGTACGTCAGCTCTCGAATCTGGGAGACAAACAAATCGACGCTAAGCTGACCAACGTCTGGGGCTCGGTTCGCGAAACCCCAGAAGAAAAGGCTAAGCTGATCGAGCAGTATAAGAAGCTGGTCGGCCGGACCGATCTGCCCAAGCCCGACCTGGAGTTGGGACGAGCGATCTTCTCGAAGACCTGCCAGCGTTGTCACTCGCTGTACGGGGCAGGCGCCCATGTCGGCCCAGACTTGACCGGCTCGAACCGAGCGAACCTCGATTACTTGCTGTCCAACATCGTCGATCCAAGTGCGGTGATGGCCAAAGAGTACCAGCCGTCGATCATTCTTCTCGATAGCGGCCGCGTGCTGACCGGTATCGTGCGGACGGAAGACGAGAAAACACTCACCCTGGAAACCGCCGAAGAGAAGCTGGTCCTACCGCAAGACGAAATCGACGATCGCAAGCTCAGCGAAAAATCGATGATGCCCGACGATCAACTTCGCCCGTTCAGCGAACATGACATCCGTAGCCTAGTCGCTTACCTGCAAGGCAAATCGCAGACCCCAATGCTGGCCACCAAAGAGAACGCCGTCGAACTGTTCAACGGCAAAGATCTGTCGGGCTGGAACGGGGACGAGACCTTATGGTCGGTGGAAGATGGGGAGATCGTTGGTTTCACGGAAAAGGGAATCGGTAAGAACGCCTTCCTGATCAGTGACCTTTCGGCTGAAAACTTCCGCTTGACGCTGGAGATCAAGCTGGTCGACAACAAGGGGAACAGCGGGATCCAGTTCCGCAGCCAGCCCGAAAAAGGTGGCTCGGTCAAAGGTTACCAGGCTGATGCGGGTGCCGGTTGGTGGGGTAAGCTGTACGAAGAACATGGCCGCGCGTTGCTGTGGGACAAATCAGGCGAAGCCCACTTAAAGCCCGGCGAGTGGAACAAGTACGAAATCGTCGCCCACGGAGCCGACATCAAAACGTTCCTTAACGGCCAACCCTGCGTTGACCTACACGACGACAAGGGAGCCAAACGAGGTATTTTCGCCCTCCAACTACATTCCGGCGGCCCAACCGAGGTTCGCTTCCGCAACTTGAAGTTGGAAATCCTCGACTAA
- a CDS encoding family 16 glycoside hydrolase, which yields MLRTFMASCLILACSLPAFADETRFEILFNGQDLSGWKGADGFWSVENGSIIGETTTENPTKGNTFLVWQGGEVGDFEFRGKVRFQGNNSGVQYRSEAVDADGVVLKGYQCDLHPNQDYFGMLYGEKTGRGIIATRGQKLVIGADGKKKVDGKVGDGAQLVDDEWNDVRIVAVGNRLIHQVNGITTVDITDNSPDALTKGKLGLQLHAGPPMKVEFRNVLLRKLSGEDAKATLTQAIEDGQPKTTTTSGEPTAVAPDSSDKWLTSAPLPQWIWSNDSPDGHKLSLRRKFNINQKVKSARLYATCDNKFTLFLNGKKIGGSGAWEKPAELDVTGALQNGENVLAVAGQNEGGVAAFVLKLVATLEDGSQLTIATDPSWKISDKPTKGWQTVAYDDAKWESPTIKGKLGDSPWGIPNYTSAPAASEAKDPLDPKNILTAPGFTVDHIYTVPKSEGSWVSLTTDPKGRFYACDQGGAGLYRITVQDPKPPIVEKVSVGELKEISAAQGMVWAFDSLWVHRNGGHLYRLTDTNGDDMLDKVEEIPGGTGGGEHGNHAVIVTEDGKNLYLDGGNHAPLGKFERSRVVSWDEDLLLPRMWDANGHARGKLAPGGWVTEVDVETYNQTVYTIGFRNEYDIALNRFGDMFTFDADMEWDLGSPWYRPTRICHVASGADYGWRSGSGKWPAYYEDSVPPVVDIGPGSPTGVASGIGTKFPTRYQDAIYALDWTFGTIYAIHMTPEGSSYVGKAEPFTYGSPLPVTDAIVGQDGALYFTVGGRGAQSAMFRVRYIGDESLDAPSEVEPKGAAARETRRSLEKFHGVKDAAAVAAAWPYLSSEDRFLRNAARVAIESQPVETWAQKALDETNPQAQITAAVALARTGSENYREPLLANLTAMDIETLTKGQKLGLLRAYALIFIRLGKPTEIERNEVIAQIDPLLPADDADINTELIRVLTYLQAKDVVSKTMALIEQRSTPEIPDWSELASRNARYGGTVNALLTNHPPTRELGYAFILRNMRSGWTLEERRAYFTFLNEAAKKSGGSSYPGYLTRIRDEALGNCSDAERKALQDITGEDFNPVPDFEIAAIEGPGKAYTVEQAMAALRGGKPDFERGRSLYFSATCGKCHRLGTLGGNIGPDLTSIPHKFDERYVVDAIVNPSAHISDQYGSSIVLLDSGKVITGLVVEGDEEEVTIYPIEPNADPVKVTKGEIEEVQASPVSQMPKDLLNPLNPSEIRDLVNYLMSSGNPNDRRYRGR from the coding sequence ATGCTTCGCACATTCATGGCCTCGTGCCTCATTCTGGCGTGCAGTTTGCCCGCTTTTGCCGATGAAACTCGCTTCGAGATCTTGTTCAACGGCCAAGATCTTTCCGGTTGGAAAGGTGCCGATGGTTTCTGGAGCGTCGAGAACGGTTCGATCATTGGCGAGACGACCACCGAGAATCCCACCAAAGGCAACACGTTCCTGGTGTGGCAAGGGGGCGAAGTTGGTGACTTCGAGTTCCGTGGCAAAGTCCGGTTCCAAGGCAACAACTCTGGCGTTCAGTACCGTAGCGAAGCGGTCGACGCAGATGGCGTCGTGCTGAAAGGTTATCAGTGCGATCTGCATCCCAACCAAGACTACTTCGGCATGCTCTATGGCGAGAAGACCGGTCGCGGCATCATTGCCACACGCGGCCAGAAGCTCGTGATCGGCGCCGATGGCAAGAAGAAGGTTGATGGCAAAGTGGGTGACGGTGCCCAACTGGTGGATGACGAGTGGAATGACGTGCGGATTGTTGCCGTCGGCAATCGTTTGATCCACCAAGTGAACGGCATCACCACCGTCGATATCACCGATAACAGCCCAGACGCTTTGACCAAGGGAAAGCTCGGTCTGCAATTGCACGCCGGCCCGCCGATGAAAGTCGAGTTCCGCAACGTACTGCTGCGAAAGTTGAGCGGCGAAGATGCCAAGGCGACCTTGACTCAAGCGATTGAAGATGGCCAGCCTAAAACAACGACGACCAGCGGCGAGCCCACCGCCGTTGCTCCTGACTCTTCTGATAAATGGTTAACTTCGGCTCCCCTGCCGCAGTGGATCTGGTCGAACGATTCCCCTGATGGGCACAAGCTTTCGCTGCGCCGCAAATTCAACATCAACCAAAAGGTCAAATCGGCTCGCTTGTACGCGACCTGCGACAATAAGTTCACGTTGTTTCTTAACGGCAAGAAGATCGGCGGCAGCGGTGCCTGGGAAAAGCCGGCCGAGCTAGACGTGACTGGTGCCTTGCAAAATGGTGAAAACGTCTTGGCGGTGGCTGGCCAAAACGAAGGTGGCGTGGCCGCATTCGTGCTGAAGCTTGTCGCCACGCTTGAAGATGGCTCGCAGCTGACGATCGCGACCGATCCTAGTTGGAAGATCAGCGATAAGCCGACCAAGGGTTGGCAAACGGTTGCCTATGACGACGCGAAATGGGAGTCGCCGACCATCAAGGGCAAACTAGGGGATAGCCCTTGGGGCATTCCTAACTACACGTCGGCTCCGGCTGCCTCCGAGGCGAAAGACCCGCTCGATCCGAAGAATATTCTGACCGCCCCTGGTTTCACCGTCGACCACATCTACACCGTTCCGAAATCGGAAGGAAGCTGGGTTTCGCTGACGACCGATCCGAAAGGCCGCTTCTACGCTTGCGACCAAGGGGGCGCCGGGCTCTACCGTATTACCGTCCAAGATCCCAAGCCACCAATCGTCGAAAAGGTTTCCGTCGGCGAGTTGAAAGAAATTTCCGCCGCTCAAGGAATGGTCTGGGCATTCGATAGTTTGTGGGTTCATCGTAACGGTGGTCACCTCTATCGTCTGACCGACACCAACGGCGACGACATGCTCGACAAGGTCGAAGAAATTCCTGGCGGCACCGGCGGAGGCGAACATGGCAACCACGCCGTGATCGTCACCGAAGATGGCAAGAACCTTTACCTTGATGGCGGCAATCACGCCCCGCTGGGCAAGTTCGAGCGTTCCCGAGTTGTCAGCTGGGATGAAGACTTGCTATTGCCACGCATGTGGGACGCCAATGGTCACGCCCGAGGCAAGCTCGCGCCTGGCGGTTGGGTGACGGAAGTCGACGTTGAGACGTACAACCAAACCGTCTACACGATCGGTTTCCGTAACGAGTACGACATCGCCCTGAACCGTTTCGGCGATATGTTCACCTTCGATGCCGATATGGAATGGGACCTTGGTTCGCCATGGTACCGTCCAACCCGCATTTGCCACGTGGCCAGTGGTGCTGACTACGGTTGGCGCAGTGGTTCGGGCAAGTGGCCTGCTTATTACGAAGACAGTGTTCCTCCGGTGGTCGACATCGGGCCTGGCTCGCCAACCGGTGTTGCTTCCGGCATTGGTACCAAGTTCCCAACGCGCTACCAGGATGCCATCTACGCCCTCGACTGGACGTTCGGCACGATCTACGCCATTCACATGACGCCGGAAGGTTCCAGCTACGTGGGCAAGGCCGAACCGTTCACGTACGGCTCGCCCCTCCCGGTGACCGATGCGATTGTCGGCCAAGATGGTGCGTTGTACTTCACCGTCGGTGGTCGCGGCGCCCAATCGGCCATGTTCCGGGTTCGCTACATCGGTGATGAATCACTCGATGCCCCTTCCGAAGTCGAACCGAAAGGAGCTGCGGCTCGCGAGACGCGCCGCTCGCTCGAGAAATTCCACGGCGTGAAGGATGCCGCTGCGGTTGCTGCCGCTTGGCCTTACCTTTCCAGTGAAGATCGCTTCCTGCGGAATGCGGCTCGTGTGGCGATCGAAAGCCAACCCGTCGAAACGTGGGCCCAAAAAGCCTTGGACGAAACGAATCCGCAAGCACAAATCACCGCGGCAGTCGCTTTGGCTCGAACCGGTTCCGAAAACTATCGCGAACCGCTGTTGGCCAACCTCACCGCGATGGACATCGAGACGCTGACCAAGGGGCAAAAGTTGGGTCTGCTGCGTGCTTACGCGTTGATCTTCATTCGCCTTGGCAAGCCGACTGAAATCGAACGCAACGAGGTAATCGCTCAGATCGATCCTCTGCTGCCAGCGGACGATGCCGATATCAACACCGAGTTGATTCGCGTGTTGACCTACTTGCAAGCGAAGGATGTTGTCTCGAAGACGATGGCCCTGATCGAGCAGCGTAGTACTCCCGAGATTCCGGATTGGTCGGAGCTCGCTTCCCGCAACGCCCGTTACGGTGGCACGGTCAACGCCCTGCTGACCAACCACCCACCGACGCGTGAACTGGGGTACGCATTCATCCTGCGAAACATGCGCAGCGGCTGGACGCTCGAAGAACGTCGCGCTTACTTCACCTTCCTGAACGAAGCCGCGAAGAAGTCCGGCGGGTCAAGCTATCCTGGCTACCTGACACGGATTCGTGACGAAGCCCTTGGCAATTGCAGCGACGCCGAACGAAAGGCGCTGCAAGACATCACCGGCGAAGACTTCAACCCGGTACCAGACTTCGAGATCGCCGCGATTGAAGGTCCCGGTAAGGCGTATACCGTGGAACAAGCCATGGCGGCACTGCGTGGCGGGAAGCCTGACTTCGAACGAGGTCGCTCGCTTTACTTCAGTGCCACGTGTGGTAAGTGCCATCGTTTGGGTACGCTGGGCGGTAATATCGGGCCTGACTTGACCAGCATTCCTCACAAGTTCGACGAACGTTACGTGGTGGATGCGATCGTCAATCCAAGTGCTCACATTTCCGATCAGTACGGCAGTTCCATCGTCCTGCTAGACAGCGGCAAAGTGATTACCGGCCTTGTGGTGGAAGGAGACGAAGAAGAAGTCACCATCTATCCGATTGAACCCAATGCCGATCCGGTCAAGGTAACCAAGGGCGAAATCGAAGAGGTCCAAGCTTCGCCTGTCTCGCAGATGCCCAAGGATTTGCTCAACCCGCTGAACCCTAGTGAAATCCGCGATCTGGTGAACTACCTGATGTCGTCTGGCAACCCGAACGACCGACGCTATCGCGGCCGATAA
- a CDS encoding sigma-70 family RNA polymerase sigma factor: MPNPEPEQSPDQSSPPDIASAELDAEFVRLFSQNQQRIYLYLMSLVSDANIADDVFQETMLVLWREFHNYQPGTNFMAWACTVAFNQVRAWRKRQQRDRLQFSDEFLAAVAEELDAQADVLDQRHTLLSDCLAQLPQHHRQLVAYRYTAGHAIDQIAQQTQRSIDAVYRLLSRIRKTLHECVSRKLAAEDAQ, translated from the coding sequence ATGCCTAATCCTGAGCCAGAACAATCGCCCGACCAAAGCAGCCCTCCGGACATCGCGTCTGCCGAACTCGATGCGGAATTCGTGCGACTGTTCAGCCAGAATCAGCAGCGGATTTACCTCTACCTGATGAGCCTGGTCAGCGATGCGAACATTGCCGACGACGTCTTTCAAGAAACCATGCTGGTCCTCTGGCGTGAGTTCCATAACTACCAACCTGGAACGAACTTTATGGCTTGGGCTTGCACCGTCGCTTTCAACCAAGTGCGCGCCTGGCGGAAGCGACAACAACGCGATCGCTTGCAGTTCTCCGATGAATTCCTGGCCGCCGTTGCCGAGGAACTCGATGCCCAGGCCGACGTGCTCGATCAGCGGCATACGCTACTCAGTGATTGCCTTGCCCAGTTGCCGCAGCATCATCGCCAACTCGTAGCGTATCGCTACACGGCTGGGCATGCGATCGATCAAATTGCTCAGCAGACCCAGCGCAGCATCGATGCAGTTTATCGCTTGCTCAGCCGAATTCGCAAAACGCTGCACGAATGTGTGAGCCGCAAGCTCGCCGCGGAGGATGCCCAATGA
- a CDS encoding FecR domain-containing protein, with product MTTPEQHAEFQTLCEAVVEQQATPEQVARLEALFFSSAELRQQYIVLAHLNASLATIGRHSGWQTIAEQEASTIPAPTSELSAHKPSSRTVVMWGSLVTLGLALSLLVAFLLVNGDSHPNHFAKITSLPGTKWESSTIPTVDQARFGAGRIRLAEGIATLTFDNGATVELEGPADFEITDPLHCRLHSGKLVATMSPNSKGFAVQTPEALLVDQGTSFGVSVAPDGRSTLQVFDGLVEVTHHQTGEELAVEESQAVEISPTRITKLMQPNEPSGSSSNRTSPGARRQSQITTAMGVGADHYVIRDPQFRDGPADLLMIKLSDERFSGYDRKIYLKFDLREVDLDSLTEAKLTLTASPTDLGYSSRMPDTMFTVYALTDDQLDNWQPDFLSWETAPANTTAGDQLDTSLSKPIGTFQIPHGQKQGLFSVSSDALVDAIRSDANQLLTLVVVPETREVQAGALVHGFASGSHATLPAPTLRLIHQE from the coding sequence ATGACCACGCCTGAGCAACACGCGGAATTCCAAACGCTGTGCGAAGCGGTCGTCGAACAACAGGCCACGCCCGAGCAAGTTGCCCGTTTGGAAGCGTTATTCTTCTCATCGGCCGAACTGCGTCAGCAATACATCGTATTGGCCCACCTCAACGCCTCGCTCGCGACCATCGGTCGTCACTCTGGTTGGCAAACGATTGCCGAGCAGGAAGCCTCGACGATCCCGGCTCCCACAAGCGAACTCTCCGCGCACAAGCCAAGCTCACGGACGGTTGTTATGTGGGGAAGCCTTGTCACGCTGGGTTTGGCATTGTCGCTGTTGGTCGCTTTTCTGCTGGTTAACGGCGACTCGCACCCTAACCACTTCGCGAAGATCACTTCCCTGCCCGGCACGAAATGGGAGTCGTCGACTATCCCGACCGTCGACCAAGCTCGCTTTGGCGCTGGCCGAATTCGTCTGGCCGAAGGCATCGCCACGCTGACATTCGACAACGGAGCCACCGTTGAACTGGAAGGGCCGGCTGATTTCGAGATTACCGATCCCCTGCACTGCCGTCTTCATTCCGGCAAGCTGGTTGCCACGATGAGCCCCAACTCGAAGGGATTCGCCGTGCAAACACCAGAGGCATTGTTGGTTGATCAAGGAACCAGCTTCGGTGTAAGCGTTGCCCCGGACGGCCGATCGACGTTGCAGGTTTTCGATGGTCTGGTCGAGGTAACTCATCACCAGACGGGCGAAGAGCTTGCGGTCGAAGAGTCGCAAGCGGTCGAGATTTCTCCCACTCGCATCACCAAGCTGATGCAGCCGAACGAGCCATCCGGCAGTTCGTCGAATCGAACATCGCCAGGCGCGCGACGGCAAAGTCAAATCACCACCGCCATGGGTGTCGGGGCCGATCATTACGTCATTCGCGATCCGCAGTTTCGCGACGGCCCAGCCGATTTATTGATGATTAAGCTGTCGGACGAACGCTTCTCCGGCTACGATCGCAAAATCTATTTGAAGTTCGATCTGCGTGAAGTTGATCTAGACTCGCTCACCGAAGCAAAGTTAACGCTAACCGCCAGCCCGACTGATTTGGGCTATTCCTCACGCATGCCTGATACAATGTTTACCGTTTACGCTTTGACCGACGATCAACTCGACAATTGGCAGCCTGATTTCTTATCTTGGGAAACTGCCCCTGCGAACACTACCGCGGGCGATCAGTTGGATACATCACTTTCCAAGCCGATCGGTACGTTTCAGATTCCCCATGGTCAAAAGCAAGGATTGTTCTCGGTTTCGTCGGACGCACTCGTCGACGCGATTCGTTCCGACGCCAACCAATTGTTGACTCTCGTTGTCGTTCCCGAGACACGTGAAGTCCAAGCGGGTGCCCTGGTGCACGGTTTTGCCAGCGGCAGTCACGCCACGCTCCCTGCCCCGACGTTACGCCTCATTCATCAAGAGTAA